The Sesamum indicum cultivar Zhongzhi No. 13 linkage group LG1, S_indicum_v1.0, whole genome shotgun sequence genome includes a window with the following:
- the LOC105161804 gene encoding uncharacterized protein LOC105161804 has protein sequence MLQCSSCRTTTFFPLSPPQQPPPHKFYPLPKQLLCSYRCSSSSLLITQPQLSSLSPRVSPLKPRSVSSPQTPVVEDDAEEESGSPPSADEMFVDSGSLPPLTGCKACGREEIEKGCNGEGRIQGGIATVPGFGWWPIKAYRPCPAYVASGGRYRRSGQSMDEVVSGGGGRDASARKSDGTPSSKKKEGPRRFKG, from the exons atgttacAA TGCAGCAGCTGTAGAACCACCACGTTCTTCCCCCTCTCTCCCCCACAACAACCTCCACCCCACAAATTTTACCCATTACCCAAACAGCTTCTCTGCTCTTACAGATGCTCATCTTCCTCTCTCCTCATCACCCAACCCCAATTGTCTTCACTGTCGCCACGTGTTAGTCCGCTGAAACCACGTTCTGTTTCGTCGCCTCAGACACCTGTTGTTGAAGACGACGCGGAGGAAGAAAGTGGGAGCCCTCCATCAGCTGATGAGATGTTTGTGGACTCGGGCTCTCTTCCTCCTCTGAC gGGTTGTAAGGCCTGCGGAAGAGAGGAGATTGAAAAGGGTTGCAACGGTGAAGGAAGAATTCAAGGTGGAATTGCTACAGTCCCAGGTTTTGGTTGGTGGCCGATAAAAGCTTATCGGCCATGTCCTGCATATGTGGCATCTGGTGGCAGGTACAGACGAAGTGGGCAAAGCATGGACGAGGTTGTCTCCGGAGGGGGGGGCAGAGATGCTTCAGCCAGAAAAAGTGATGGAACTCCATCAAG caagaaaaaggaaggaCCCCGGAGATTCAAGGGATAA
- the LOC105159158 gene encoding uncharacterized protein LOC105159158 — MAAKPLTSEAIALAEKKMDMTLDDIIKMSKTNAMKPKRQRISHSGKKIVNNASQDNSFKVRRYMDTRSSLRQGTLTLRRSNFKVNQFPLGIEAARKAAFAPIRSRAFKQSRPFSVNKPRAGAPTIQKNPVNGGGFTVKKPLQQINIGPKQNHQTLDSLFANMKEERKRVLSQQNNWSRRNGGNQPRVPWARGHLHN, encoded by the exons ATGGCAGCAAAGCCCCTCACAAGTGAAGCAATTGCTCTAGCTGAGAAGAAAATGGACATGACTTTAG ATGACATTATCAAAATGTCAAAGACTAATGCTATGAAGCCTAAGAGGCAAAGAATATCT CATAGtggtaaaaaaattgttaacaATGCTTCCCAAGATAACTCTTTCAAAGTCCGAAGGTATATGGACACAAGATCGTCTCTTAGACAG GGAACCCTTACTCTTCGGAGGTCAAACTTTAAGGTCAATCAGTTTCCTTTGGGAATTGAGGCCGCTAGAAAGGCTGCTTTTGCTCCGATTCGCAGTAGAGCCTTTAAGCAAAGTAGGCCATTCAGTGTGAATAAACCAAG GGCTGGGGCCCCGACCATCCAGAAGAATCCTGTGAATGGAGGTGGCTTTACTGTGAAG AAACCACTGCAACAAATCAATATAGGCCCCAAGCAGAATCATCAAACGTTGGACTCGCTATTTGCTAACATGAAGGAAGAAAGGAAGCGGGTTTTGTCTCAACAGAATAATTGGTCAAGAAGAAATGGAGGCAACCAGCCTAGAGTACCTTGGGCAAGAGGTCATCTGCACAATTAG
- the LOC110012191 gene encoding uncharacterized protein LOC110012191, translated as MGDGPRGIQVFPDHFAASTSASGSQPSQTSSDTDFRPHGHRLARRKLKNAVSILHLLTLRGLYRESGENGQEKVVLSAAEVKSLRSELAALDERESHCKAQLEHVNEILQSARLSGYLLLRTRWAALPGEPPPVDDAEVDDWLPRFVVLHGSCIYLYMMATDLSPQDSTRLSDIVEVGHLPCITREYEETQHCFYILTRQGLRYECASHSKIQVNSWLTALRTDCQLVSDSKNLNHLRNG; from the exons ATGGGTGATGGTCCTCGAGGAATACAAGTGTTTCCGGATCATTTTGCGGCTTCAACTTCTGCCTCAGGCTCCCAACCCAGCCAAACATCATCTGATACAGATTTCAg GCCCCATGGCCACAGATTGGCtcgaagaaaattaaaaaatgctgTTTCGATACTGCACTTGCTTACTCTGAGGGGTCTGTACCGGGAATCAGGCGAAAATGGACAGGAAAAG GTTGTATTAAGTGCTGCAGAAGTGAAATCTCTTCGTTCTGAACTAGCCGCTTTGGATGAAAGAGAATCTCATTGTAAAGCTCA GTTGGAGCATGTCAATGAAATATTGCAGTCAGCTCGTCTATCAGGATATCTGTTATTACGAACG AGATGGGCAGCATTACCGGGAGAACCTCCTCCTGTCGATGATGCTGAAGTTGATGATTGGCTTCCACGCTTTGTTGTCCTTCATGGATCTTGTATCTATTTGTATATGATGGCCACAG ATTTAAGTCCACAGGATTCCACCCGTTTATCTGACATTGTTGAGGTCGGTCATCTCCCTTGCATAACACGTGAATACGAGGAAACTCAACATTGCTTCTACATATTAACTCGTCAGGGGCTGCGGTATGAGTGCGCTAGCCATTCTAAGATACAG GTTAATTCCTGGTTGACAGCACTACGGACTGATTGCCAGTTGGTATCTGATTCCAAAAATCTTAACCATCTGAGAAATGGGTAA
- the LOC105159188 gene encoding F-box protein SKIP8 isoform X1 — MEVTITSIFFASEYSSFLVALFCLLFVTVLIFRKAKLQSSVSELEKLKPCGCAGERSEIDRGEEMTARVGGGVSGENGGEMVVERQTGASMMEQLVPEITTHALSYLDYPSLCRLSMTNSLMRKAANDDNAWKALYHKDFTLEQDSVIPANGWKAYYAATRAIVNINAEFFRIVKERSLPAMGQLWLNADYVKCFHATGESFSGYNAVMGSWQLAFTWGNVADFQIRDVRARALADVAWVTMKAYVDMENGPYLMTNVYEYHNGRWYMVHHHSSAILIHGGGEQHLMQG, encoded by the exons ATGGAGGTTACGATAACCAGCATTTTCTTTGCCAGCGAGTATTCGTCATTCTTGGTGGCCCTTTTCTGCCTCCTTTTTGTaactgttttaatttttcggAAAGCGAAATTACAGTCCAGCGTTTCTGAGTTGGAGAAGTTAAAGCCCTGTGGGTGTGCGGGAGAGCGGAGTGAAATTGATAGGGGTGAGGAAATGACTGCGCGTGTGGGTGGCGGTGTTAGTGGTGAGAACGGTGGAGAGATGGTGGTGGAGAGGCAGACGGGGGCATCGATGATGGAGCAGTTGGTGCCGGAGATAACTACGCATGCCCTCAGTTACTTGGATTATCCGAGCCTCTGTCGTCTCTCAATGACGAATTCACTCATGCGCAAAGCAGCCAATGATGACAATGCGTGGAAGGCGCTCTATCATAAG GATTTCACTCTGGAGCAAGACAGTGTGATACCAGCCAATGGATGGAAAGCTTATTATGCAGCTACAAGAGCTATTGTTAATATCAATGCTGAATTTTTTAGGATAGTCAAGGAAAGGTCGCTTCCAGCTATGGGCCAGCTTTGGCTTAATGCAGATTATGTTAAGTGTTTTCATGCAACTGGCGAGTCATTTAGTGG TTATAATGCAGTTATGGGGAGCTGGCAGCTAGCATTTACCTGGGGCAATGTTGCTGATTTCCAGATACGAGATGTAAGGGCCCGTGCCCTGGCAGATGTGGCTTGGGTTACCATGAAAGCTTATGTCGACATGGAGAACGGCCCATATCTCATGACAAATGTGTACGAGTACCATAATGGTAGGTGGTATATGGTGCACCATCATAGCTCAGCAATTCTCATACATGGAGGAGGTGAGCAACATCTTATGCAGGGATAA
- the LOC105159148 gene encoding nucleoside diphosphate kinase 3 — protein sequence MRSQICRSARSLLSAASKHTSRSFSGGRAAAAAVSCRGRVSSLASYGVFGSGNAYKGWISGVLALPAAVFMLQEQEAHAAEMERTFIAIKPDGVQRGLISEIISRFERKGFKLVAIKVVVPSKDFAKKHYHDLKERPFFNGLCDFLSSGPVIAMVWEGEGVIRYGRKLIGATDPQKSEPGTIRADLAVQVGRNIIHGSDGPETAKDEIKLWFKPDELVNYTSNAEKWIYG from the exons ATGAGGTCTCAGATTTGCAGATCGGCGAGGTCTCTCCTCTCTGCTGCCTCCAAGCACACCTCTCGTTCATTTTCTg GAGGGCGAGCAGCAGCTGCGGCAGTTTCATGCAGAGGAAGAGTGTCATCTCTAGCTTCATATGGTGTATTTGGATCAGGAAATGCATACAAGGGTTGGATTTCTGGTGTCCTTGCCCTTCCTGCAGCAG TTTTCATGCTTCAGGAACAAGAAGCACATGCTGCTGAG ATGGAGAGAACTTTTATTGCCATCAAGCCAGATGGAGTGCAGAGAGGACTG ATTTCAGAAATTATCTCTCGGTTTGAACGAAAAGGCTTTAAACTTGTGGCAATCAAGGTTGTGGTTCCTTCAAAGGACTTTGCCAAGAAGCACTACCACGACCTCAAGGAAAGACCTTTCTTTAATGGGTTGTGCGATTTCCTCAGCTCTGGACCAGTCATTGCCATG GTTTGGGAAGGTGAAGGTGTGATCAGATATGGCCGTAAACTCATTGGTGCCACCGATCCTCAGAAATCAGAACCAGGAACCATCAGGGCCGATTTAGCTGTTCAGGTTGGAAG AAATATAATTCATGGTAGTGATGGCCCTGAGACCGCCAAGGACGAAATCAAGCTTTGGTTTAAACCTGACGAGTTGGTTAACTACACAAGCAATGCAGAGAAATGGATCTACGGCTAA
- the LOC105159188 gene encoding F-box protein SKIP8 isoform X2 → MTARVGGGVSGENGGEMVVERQTGASMMEQLVPEITTHALSYLDYPSLCRLSMTNSLMRKAANDDNAWKALYHKDFTLEQDSVIPANGWKAYYAATRAIVNINAEFFRIVKERSLPAMGQLWLNADYVKCFHATGESFSGYNAVMGSWQLAFTWGNVADFQIRDVRARALADVAWVTMKAYVDMENGPYLMTNVYEYHNGRWYMVHHHSSAILIHGGGEQHLMQG, encoded by the exons ATGACTGCGCGTGTGGGTGGCGGTGTTAGTGGTGAGAACGGTGGAGAGATGGTGGTGGAGAGGCAGACGGGGGCATCGATGATGGAGCAGTTGGTGCCGGAGATAACTACGCATGCCCTCAGTTACTTGGATTATCCGAGCCTCTGTCGTCTCTCAATGACGAATTCACTCATGCGCAAAGCAGCCAATGATGACAATGCGTGGAAGGCGCTCTATCATAAG GATTTCACTCTGGAGCAAGACAGTGTGATACCAGCCAATGGATGGAAAGCTTATTATGCAGCTACAAGAGCTATTGTTAATATCAATGCTGAATTTTTTAGGATAGTCAAGGAAAGGTCGCTTCCAGCTATGGGCCAGCTTTGGCTTAATGCAGATTATGTTAAGTGTTTTCATGCAACTGGCGAGTCATTTAGTGG TTATAATGCAGTTATGGGGAGCTGGCAGCTAGCATTTACCTGGGGCAATGTTGCTGATTTCCAGATACGAGATGTAAGGGCCCGTGCCCTGGCAGATGTGGCTTGGGTTACCATGAAAGCTTATGTCGACATGGAGAACGGCCCATATCTCATGACAAATGTGTACGAGTACCATAATGGTAGGTGGTATATGGTGCACCATCATAGCTCAGCAATTCTCATACATGGAGGAGGTGAGCAACATCTTATGCAGGGATAA
- the LOC105159174 gene encoding GDSL esterase/lipase At4g10955, whose product MASESESTADPSGPIASDRENFDLCGPLHLTTVDWKDPIHRRSVAACLVQSVYVLERDRQEKREGSQALAPPWWKSFNFQLHSQLIDDADSCVFGAIYELNSTNSDGKDSAPRYVIAFRGTITKGDAFTRDLELDIHIVRNGLHQTSRFEIGMQAVRHIVATNESSNVWLTGHSLGAAMALLAGKNMAKTGVFLEAFLFNPPFFSAPIESIQDKKVKHGIRFAGSVITAGLAFAMKSNQQTNSSGSTFVALSAWLPCLFVNPADHICSEYIGYFEHRKQMEDIGAGAIERLATQHSIGGLLLNAMGKQSEEPLHLIPSANLTVNVTPARDFYDAHGIHQWWRPDLLLDSKTYNYR is encoded by the exons atggCATCAGAAAGCGAGAGTACTGCTGATCCTTCAGGTCCTATTGCATCAGACAGAGAAAATTTTGACCTTTGCGGGCCTTTGCACCTGACGACAGTTGATTG GAAAGATCCCATTCACCGAAGGTCTGTGGCAGCTTGTTTGGTTCAGAGTGTGTATGTTTTGGAACGAGATCGCCAAGAAAAGCGAGAAGGGAGCCAAGCCCTTGCTCCTCCTTGGTGGAAGTCTTTCAATTTTCAGCTACACTCGCAGCTTATTGACGATGCTGATTCTTGCGTGTTTGGTGCAATATATGAACTCAATTCCACAAACTCAGACGGCAAAGATTCAGCTCCACGCTATGTAATTGCTTTTCGAGGCACTATAACCAAAGGCGACGCCTTTACACGAGACCTTGAGCTTGACATCCACATAGTCAGAAACGGGCTGCATCAAACCTCTCGATTTGAGATAGGGATGCAAGCCGTCAGGCATATTGTTGCGACAAATGAAAGTTCCAATGTCTGGTTAACCGGTCACTCCCTAGGGGCCGCCATGGCACTGCTTGCTGGCAAGAACATGGCAAAGACGGGTGTTTTCCTCGAAGCGTTCTTGTTTAATCCGCCGTTCTTCTCAGCCCCAATTGAGAGCATCCAGGACAAAAAAGTGAAGCACGGGATACGGTTTGCAGGCAGCGTGATTACAGCAGGCCTTGCTTTTGCCATGAAAAGTAACCAACAAACAAACAGTTCGGGGAGTACATTTGTTGCCTTGTCTGCATGGCTGCCATGTCTCTTTGTCAACCCGGCTGATCACATATGCTCGGAGTATATTGGCTACTTTGAGCACAGAAAACAAATGGAGGATATCGGAGCAGGAGCCATTGAAAGGCTGGCTACCCAACACTCGATCGGGGGTCTTCTGTTGAATGCAATGGGTAAGCAATCAGAAGAGCCTCTGCATCTTATACCATCAGCAAATCTAACGGTGAACGTAACCCCGGCACGAGACTTCTATGATGCTCATGGTATTCATCAGTGGTGGAGACCTGATCTGCTGTTGGATTCAAAGACTTACAACTATAGATAA
- the LOC105159167 gene encoding UDP-glucose 4-epimerase GEPI48, with protein sequence MSSSILVTGGAGYIGSHTVLQLLLGGYKAVVVDNLDNSSEIAVKRVQELAGEHGSNLTFHKIDLRDKPALEQLFASEKFDAVIHFAGLKAVGESVQKPLMYYDNNLIGTIVLLEVMAAHGCKKLVFSSSATVYGWPKVVPCTEESPISAMNPYGRTKLFIEEICRDIYQSDSTWKIILLRYFNPVGAHPSGYIGEDPRGIPNNLMPFVQQVAVGRRPALTVFGTDYGTKDGTGVRDYIHVVDLADGHIAAVNKLADPSVGCEVYNLGTGKGTSVLEMVAAFEKASGKKIPLVTAGRRPGDAEIVYASTDKAERELNWKAKYGIDEMCRDQWNWASKNPYGYESPESTN encoded by the exons ATGTCGTCGAGCATACTGGTGACGGGTGGTGCTGGCTACATTGGAAGTCACACGGTGCTTCAGTTGCTTCTGGGAGGTTACAAGGCCGTGGTGGTGGATAATTTGGACAATTCTTCCGAGATTGCCGTCAAGAGAGTCCAAGAACTTGCCGGTGAACATGGTTCAAATCTCACCTTTCACAAG ATTGATCTTCGTGACAAACCGGCACTTGAGCAGCTTTTTGCTTCTGAGAA GTTTGATGCCGTTATCCATTTTGCTGGATTAAAAGCAGTTGGAGAAAGTGTGCAGAAACCCTTGATGTACTATGACAATAACCTTATTGGTACAATTGTTTTACTGGAAGTCATGGCTGCCCATGGATGTAAAAAG CTTGTATTTTCATCGTCAGCAACTGTTTATGGTTGGCCGAAGGTGGTACCGTGCACAGAGGAATCCCCCATTAGTGCTATGAATCCTTATGGACGGACAAAG CTTTTCATTGAAGAGATATGCCGAGATATTTATCAGTCTGACTCGACATGGAAAATAATATTGCTGAGGTACTTCAACCCAGTTGGTGCACATCCTAGTGGCTATATTGGTGAAGATCCTCGTGGAATCCCAAACAATCTCATGCCGTTTGTGCAACAAGTAGCTGTCGGAAGGCGGCCTGCACTTACGGTCTTTGGAACTGACTATGGAACAAAGGACGGAACCGGG GTACGTGATTATATCCATGTCGTGGATTTAGCAGATGGCCATATTGCTGCTGTAAACAAGCTTGCTGATCCTTCTGTAG GGTGTGAGGTTTACAACCTGGGAACTGGGAAGGGAACATCTGTACTGGAAATGGTAGCAGCATTTGAGAAAGCATCTGGAAAG AAAATTCCATTGGTGACGGCTGGTCGACGACCTGGTGATGCAGAGATTGTATACGCTTCAACAGATAAAGCCGAGCGTGAATTGAACTGGAA GGCGAAATACGGAATAGACGAGATGTGCCGAGACCAGTGGAATTGGGCCAGCAAGAACCCGTATGGCTATGAGTCACCGGAATCGACTAACTAA